One stretch of Muribaculum intestinale DNA includes these proteins:
- a CDS encoding ISAs1 family transposase, with amino-acid sequence MQIEIFSKVKDPRDLGKVKHELEDVLRMALIGVLCDCEDCDDISDMVTDREEEFKAAGLLKLSNGVPCGDTILRVVESVNPAQLRASLDCCRGHIIESLCGNQVIIDGKKLRGENPRSPGCHGLYILNAWVSETEICVAEKPVDGKTNELTVLPSVLSSLWLTGALVSVDAMGTHRNIAEQIMLQGGDYLMALKDNQPILKSLTESIFSRTTPLSVYTTEEKGHGRVEKRTCSIMDTTLLEQEGMYEKWPGLKRIIKMERERTENGARSRETIYYLSSVEKDEASYYAMRIRAHWGIENKLHWHLDVTFREDMCRVRAKNGAVNFSAMRKYALEMLKKQNDKLSLKRRRKKCMWSTEYLYKVFKDS; translated from the coding sequence ATGCAAATAGAAATTTTCAGCAAAGTAAAAGACCCGCGTGACTTGGGCAAGGTTAAACATGAGCTCGAGGATGTGCTCCGAATGGCACTCATCGGCGTGTTGTGTGATTGTGAGGACTGTGACGACATATCGGATATGGTTACAGACCGAGAGGAAGAATTCAAGGCCGCCGGATTGCTGAAGCTTAGCAACGGCGTCCCGTGTGGTGACACGATACTTCGTGTTGTAGAGTCTGTCAATCCCGCTCAGCTCCGGGCAAGTCTTGATTGCTGCCGAGGCCACATAATCGAATCCCTGTGCGGCAATCAGGTCATCATTGACGGTAAGAAACTGCGGGGTGAAAATCCCAGGAGTCCCGGATGCCACGGACTGTATATCCTCAATGCGTGGGTATCTGAAACAGAAATCTGCGTTGCCGAAAAGCCGGTGGATGGCAAGACCAACGAACTTACGGTTCTGCCGTCCGTATTGTCCTCTTTATGGCTTACAGGGGCATTGGTTTCAGTCGACGCAATGGGGACCCACCGTAATATCGCAGAACAGATCATGCTCCAGGGCGGCGACTATCTGATGGCGCTTAAAGACAATCAGCCGATACTCAAGAGCTTGACGGAAAGTATCTTTAGTAGGACTACTCCATTATCGGTATACACAACCGAGGAAAAGGGGCACGGAAGAGTTGAGAAGAGAACCTGTTCAATTATGGATACGACACTTTTGGAACAGGAGGGAATGTACGAGAAGTGGCCCGGTCTTAAACGTATCATAAAGATGGAGCGTGAGCGTACTGAGAACGGTGCCCGCTCGCGTGAAACAATCTACTATCTCAGCAGCGTGGAGAAAGATGAGGCTTCTTACTATGCGATGCGTATTCGTGCGCACTGGGGTATCGAGAACAAACTGCACTGGCATCTCGACGTGACGTTTCGGGAAGATATGTGCCGCGTACGCGCCAAGAATGGCGCTGTCAATTTTTCAGCGATGCGCAAGTATGCATTGGAAATGCTTAAAAAGCAGAACGATAAACTCAGCCTTAAACGAAGACGCAAAAAATGTATGTGGAGCACTGAATATCTGTACAAAGTCTTTAAGGATAGTTAA
- a CDS encoding alpha-amylase family glycosyl hydrolase translates to MKNSYLRCGAIWLFASLGILPPTAGAQVVTTSPAIITADTKNIVITFHADWGNRGMAGLPASTAVYAHTGLITSQSATPDDWTFAPTWPDNSAKYKLKAEGSGTWTLDIPDIRQYYGVPAGVEIKNMVFVFRDAAGSDSQGKTINGGDISLTVFPSGFPAPDMRQYPDGDPQPGATPSSDGSSAIFCFPAPEKNMVQLVGSWNDFAIVPDQQMHYTDIDGIRYFWTSVDGLEAGKDYTYYYIVDGQTAVGDPYARLVLDGNNDKYISSAVYPDMPVFPSEKVSSSVPVAVYNSDAGKYDWQTASFTRPSQESLVLYEVLIRDFTGTEGKANGNGTISGLIDRLDYIKELGVNGIELMPIMEFDGNNSWGYNPNFYFAPDKAYGTPDDYRRLVDECHARGLAVVLDVVFNQTAGLHPWYLMYPMVLSKFYNGTSPHAYSVLNDWNQNNELVQRQFKDVLRYWLTEYKVDGFRFDLVKGLGDNDSYGNTYNEATNTWGTPSGPGTDAYNTSRIARMVTLHAAVRDVDPTAYFINEDLAGAEEENALASDGDLNWANINNSACQFAMGYEENSSLSRFFSPSDGGRMRGSTVSYAESHDEERMAYKQMKYGANGVKNNYAMRMRRLGSVAAQMLMTPGPHMIWQFQEFGANQTTKNTDGSNNTNPKLVVWNNLNNANNAGLCQTYRDLLALRDANPELFGNESSATILLNGWAEGRSILLSYADKKLLLAVNPLVDKSIDIFIPSEAGDASSLRLLAASHNT, encoded by the coding sequence ATGAAAAACAGTTATCTACGATGCGGAGCCATCTGGCTTTTCGCATCGCTCGGCATATTGCCGCCGACCGCCGGAGCGCAGGTGGTCACTACCAGTCCGGCAATAATCACTGCCGACACAAAGAATATAGTAATCACATTCCATGCCGACTGGGGCAACCGCGGCATGGCCGGGCTACCGGCATCAACCGCTGTATACGCCCACACCGGTCTCATCACATCGCAATCGGCTACACCCGACGACTGGACTTTCGCACCAACCTGGCCCGACAACTCCGCGAAATACAAACTCAAGGCGGAAGGCTCCGGCACATGGACCCTCGACATACCAGATATCAGGCAATACTACGGAGTGCCCGCCGGAGTAGAGATTAAAAACATGGTATTCGTGTTCCGCGATGCCGCAGGTTCCGACTCCCAGGGAAAGACAATCAACGGTGGCGACATATCACTGACGGTATTCCCGTCCGGATTTCCGGCACCCGACATGCGACAGTATCCCGACGGCGACCCGCAACCGGGAGCAACCCCCTCGTCCGACGGCTCTTCTGCAATATTCTGCTTCCCGGCACCCGAAAAAAACATGGTGCAGCTCGTTGGCTCCTGGAATGATTTCGCCATCGTACCTGACCAGCAGATGCACTATACCGACATCGACGGCATTCGATACTTCTGGACTTCGGTCGACGGCCTTGAGGCGGGAAAAGACTACACATATTATTATATAGTCGACGGACAGACCGCAGTGGGTGATCCATATGCACGCCTTGTGCTCGACGGCAACAACGACAAGTACATCTCTTCAGCCGTCTACCCCGACATGCCCGTATTTCCGTCCGAGAAAGTGTCCTCATCTGTTCCTGTAGCCGTATATAACTCTGACGCCGGCAAATACGACTGGCAGACGGCATCATTCACCCGCCCCTCGCAGGAGAGCCTCGTGCTCTACGAAGTGCTTATACGCGACTTCACCGGGACCGAGGGAAAGGCCAACGGCAACGGCACCATATCGGGCCTTATCGACAGACTCGACTATATCAAAGAGCTTGGTGTCAACGGCATAGAACTGATGCCGATAATGGAGTTCGACGGCAACAACTCGTGGGGCTACAACCCCAACTTCTACTTCGCACCCGACAAAGCCTACGGGACGCCCGACGACTACCGGCGCCTCGTCGACGAGTGCCATGCCCGCGGGCTGGCCGTAGTGCTCGACGTGGTATTCAACCAGACAGCCGGACTACACCCCTGGTATCTGATGTATCCTATGGTTCTGTCGAAATTCTACAACGGTACATCACCACACGCCTACTCAGTGCTCAACGATTGGAATCAGAACAACGAACTGGTGCAGCGGCAGTTCAAGGACGTTCTGCGCTACTGGCTCACGGAATACAAAGTCGACGGATTCAGATTTGACCTCGTAAAAGGCCTTGGCGACAACGACTCCTACGGCAACACATACAACGAAGCCACCAATACCTGGGGCACACCATCAGGCCCGGGCACCGACGCATACAACACCTCACGCATAGCACGAATGGTCACCCTCCATGCAGCTGTCAGAGATGTCGACCCCACCGCCTACTTCATCAACGAGGACCTTGCCGGAGCCGAGGAAGAAAACGCACTTGCCTCCGACGGCGATCTCAACTGGGCCAATATCAACAACTCTGCGTGCCAGTTTGCCATGGGCTATGAGGAAAACTCCTCGCTGAGCCGGTTCTTCTCACCCTCCGACGGCGGCCGAATGCGCGGCTCCACCGTCAGCTATGCTGAAAGCCACGACGAAGAACGCATGGCATACAAGCAGATGAAATACGGCGCCAACGGAGTCAAAAATAATTATGCCATGCGTATGCGCCGTCTCGGATCTGTGGCCGCACAGATGCTTATGACTCCCGGCCCACACATGATATGGCAGTTCCAGGAATTCGGCGCCAACCAGACTACGAAAAATACCGACGGCTCCAACAATACCAACCCAAAACTCGTGGTATGGAACAATCTCAACAACGCCAATAATGCCGGACTGTGCCAGACCTACCGCGACCTGCTCGCCCTGCGCGATGCCAACCCCGAGCTGTTCGGCAATGAATCATCCGCCACCATACTTCTCAACGGATGGGCAGAAGGTCGCTCCATACTCCTTTCATACGCCGACAAGAAGCTACTGCTTGCCGTCAACCCGCTTGTCGACAAGTCAATCGACATATTCATACCCTCTGAAGCCGGCGACGCGTCATCTCTCCGATTGCTTGCAGCAAGCCACAACACCTAA